One part of the Spiroplasma turonicum genome encodes these proteins:
- a CDS encoding heavy metal translocating P-type ATPase, whose product MIVSHYYTKNIFSTIFYNKYFLFSIAIFSTYIYGFNFIKKTYYELFVWRKIGMNLLIFISTQTAFIYSSYQLAINNFPELIEVNIFVVLFVKTGDIINNKLRKLVSKDLKSLISLIPNEVITVVNNTEKLKKLSLVKENELVKVLKDQVIPIDGFLVSENRKINTQIIDGENNNKTFFKHDTLFAGMINKDIDLIMKSTTTIKNSFLTKIINKVALVQSEKTKLQTIIDKIIIWFTPLIILLAICGFVLSYLVLNYGNIYIAIKIAITILVTACPCSLGIAIPLAIMIGSLKAAKKNIIFNKPDAFEKLIKINVIAFDKTGTLTKGEVKVVNFIGDESFLEILWIIESNLTHPLADGILNYIRDKNLIFNKENNFKKVNRFEFILNNKNYKLLPISKYSESFDKVINFDINKLENTTTFLIENDVIVCLIEFKDKLRENVEESIQKFKSLGLEVFIITGDNKKVSEKLGLELKVDKVYYEKTIEEKLDVINNIQKQNKKVLYVGDGMNDILAIQKADLSISIITNSSFLNLESDVSLLNPNIWLIYESFKLAKFTKKIIITNLFWAFIYNSIVIPLAIFSVLTPMIGMALMFLSSFLVLLNSFILKNLRL is encoded by the coding sequence ATGATAGTTAGTCATTATTATACTAAAAACATATTTTCAACTATTTTTTATAATAAATATTTTTTATTCTCAATTGCAATATTTTCTACATATATATATGGTTTTAATTTTATTAAAAAAACCTACTATGAATTATTTGTTTGAAGAAAAATAGGTATGAATCTATTAATATTTATATCAACTCAAACTGCATTTATTTATTCATCTTATCAATTGGCGATAAATAACTTTCCAGAACTAATTGAGGTAAACATTTTTGTAGTTTTATTTGTAAAAACGGGTGATATAATTAACAATAAACTTAGAAAATTAGTTTCAAAAGATTTAAAAAGTTTAATTTCTTTAATTCCGAATGAAGTAATTACAGTTGTAAATAATACAGAAAAATTAAAAAAACTAAGTTTAGTTAAAGAAAATGAATTAGTTAAGGTATTAAAAGATCAAGTCATTCCAATTGATGGTTTTTTAGTAAGTGAAAATAGAAAAATAAATACCCAAATAATTGATGGTGAAAATAATAATAAAACATTTTTTAAGCATGATACTTTATTTGCAGGTATGATAAATAAAGATATTGATTTAATAATGAAATCAACTACAACTATTAAAAACTCGTTCTTAACTAAGATAATTAATAAAGTTGCACTAGTTCAATCAGAAAAAACTAAATTACAAACTATAATTGATAAAATTATTATATGATTCACACCATTAATAATACTTTTAGCAATATGTGGGTTTGTTTTATCATATCTTGTTTTAAATTATGGAAATATTTATATTGCAATAAAAATTGCAATTACAATATTAGTAACTGCTTGTCCATGTTCATTAGGTATTGCAATACCATTAGCTATTATGATAGGCTCTTTGAAAGCTGCTAAGAAAAATATTATATTTAATAAGCCTGACGCATTTGAAAAATTAATTAAAATTAATGTAATAGCTTTTGATAAAACAGGTACCTTAACAAAAGGTGAAGTTAAAGTAGTTAATTTTATTGGAGATGAGTCATTTCTTGAAATATTGTGAATAATTGAATCTAATTTAACTCATCCTTTAGCTGATGGAATACTTAATTATATAAGAGATAAAAATTTAATATTTAATAAGGAAAATAACTTTAAAAAAGTTAATAGGTTTGAATTTATATTAAATAATAAAAACTATAAACTTTTGCCAATTTCTAAATATAGTGAATCTTTTGATAAAGTAATTAATTTTGATATAAATAAATTAGAAAATACAACAACATTTTTAATTGAAAATGATGTAATAGTTTGTTTAATCGAGTTTAAAGATAAGTTAAGAGAAAATGTTGAAGAATCAATTCAAAAGTTTAAAAGCCTTGGTCTTGAAGTTTTTATAATTACTGGTGATAATAAAAAAGTTTCAGAAAAATTAGGATTGGAATTAAAAGTAGATAAAGTTTATTACGAGAAAACAATTGAAGAAAAATTAGATGTTATAAATAATATTCAAAAACAGAATAAAAAAGTTTTATATGTTGGTGATGGTATGAATGATATATTAGCAATTCAAAAGGCAGATTTATCTATATCTATAATTACTAATAGCTCTTTTTTAAACTTAGAATCAGATGTAAGTTTATTAAATCCAAATATTTGATTGATTTATGAATCATTTAAATTAGCTAAGTTTACTAAAAAAATTATTATTACAAATTTATTTTGGGCCTTCATCTATAATAGCATTGTAATACCTTTAGCAATATTTTCAGTTTTAACTCCAATGATTGGTATGGCATTAATGTTTTTATCTTCATTTTTAGTACTTTTAAATTCTTTTATTTTAAAAAATTTAAGGTTGTAA
- a CDS encoding heavy-metal-associated domain-containing protein — MKEIKLLINNLDCPNCALSVEKSLKKINIINVKVLIPLKEVHFEYNEANISLETIIKHLKKQGFDCEMIEE; from the coding sequence ATGAAAGAAATTAAATTATTAATAAACAATCTTGACTGTCCAAATTGTGCATTATCAGTTGAAAAATCACTTAAAAAAATAAATATAATTAATGTTAAAGTTTTAATACCTTTAAAAGAAGTACATTTTGAGTATAATGAAGCAAATATCTCTTTAGAAACTATTATAAAACACCTAAAAAAACAAGGTTTTGATTGTGAAATGATTGAAGAATAA
- a CDS encoding ATP-binding cassette domain-containing protein: MKENVIETKKLTKKYKNGYGIFDIDLIINYGSVFGYLGPNGAGKSTSIRALLGFIKPTSGNANILIDEDKINKFTSYDSWTDSSKVNRKVGYVPGEIAFPENLTGIQFIKEIYGLRKLDNWDYVNELIQYWNVDVSIKIKKLSKGNKQKIALITAWMHNPDIIILDEPTTGLDPLMQQKFIDLVNKSKNEGKAIILSSHVFSEIEKVCDNVAIIKQGKIISLININELQQSNKSSYIIKVKNSINIEQLSNKNINVISYSKNDFKVEINNDDHNKLIDVLSTFNVVKIQEIKFDLEDYFMSYYDQTKEKSINQSAEKTLIKTKSKKHNLFTVTLRKHYIYWLVTTLMTILFSSSILGFTLYSDSFISSDSDSSVSGLVAGSITSSTSFIFLIYLVHIIISGNSILVSEVEKGTLVNILIANQSRKSIILTKMFTLILGYTLSILLLFIFNIILILASSKSNSVDIGIIIINFLGLYLLLIALISIVFLCSSIFNKSAISLAVGGGLCVIFFFFAVLGQTVDSLKVLKYLSINSLTNFNMTNANEVSKYISKIIFLIIISISCYISSYFVFIKKDLHL; the protein is encoded by the coding sequence ATGAAAGAAAATGTTATAGAAACAAAGAAATTAACAAAAAAATACAAAAATGGTTATGGTATATTTGATATAGATTTAATAATTAATTATGGTAGTGTATTTGGCTATTTAGGGCCAAATGGTGCTGGTAAGTCTACAAGCATTAGAGCTTTATTAGGTTTTATTAAACCAACATCTGGAAATGCAAATATATTAATTGATGAAGATAAAATAAATAAATTTACTTCATATGATTCATGGACTGATTCTAGTAAGGTAAATAGAAAAGTAGGTTATGTACCTGGAGAAATTGCATTTCCAGAAAATTTAACAGGAATACAATTCATTAAAGAAATTTATGGATTAAGAAAACTAGATAATTGAGACTATGTAAATGAATTAATACAATATTGAAATGTTGATGTTTCGATAAAAATTAAAAAATTATCAAAAGGTAATAAACAAAAAATTGCTTTAATTACAGCTTGAATGCATAATCCAGATATAATAATTTTAGATGAACCAACAACTGGTCTAGACCCTTTGATGCAACAAAAATTTATAGATTTAGTAAATAAATCTAAGAATGAAGGTAAAGCAATTATACTTTCTTCACATGTATTCTCAGAGATTGAAAAAGTATGTGATAATGTAGCAATTATTAAACAAGGTAAAATAATTTCATTGATTAATATAAATGAATTACAACAAAGTAATAAAAGTTCATACATAATAAAAGTTAAAAATAGTATTAATATTGAACAATTATCTAATAAAAATATAAATGTCATCAGTTATAGTAAAAACGATTTTAAAGTTGAAATTAATAATGACGATCACAATAAATTAATTGATGTTTTATCAACGTTTAATGTTGTCAAGATACAAGAAATAAAATTTGATCTAGAAGATTATTTTATGAGTTACTATGATCAAACCAAAGAAAAAAGCATAAATCAAAGTGCTGAAAAAACTTTAATCAAAACTAAATCAAAAAAACATAACTTATTTACAGTTACTTTGAGAAAACATTACATATATTGATTAGTCACAACTTTAATGACTATTCTATTTAGTTCAAGCATATTAGGATTTACATTATATTCTGATAGTTTTATTAGTAGTGATTCTGACTCTTCAGTTTCAGGTTTAGTAGCTGGAAGTATAACTAGTTCAACTTCATTTATATTCTTAATATATTTAGTGCATATTATAATTTCAGGTAACTCAATTCTGGTTAGTGAAGTTGAGAAGGGTACTTTGGTAAATATATTAATTGCAAATCAATCTAGAAAAAGCATAATTTTAACAAAAATGTTTACATTAATACTTGGATATACTTTATCAATATTGCTTTTATTTATATTTAACATAATATTAATATTAGCATCAAGTAAATCAAATTCAGTTGATATAGGAATTATAATAATTAATTTCTTAGGATTATACTTATTATTAATTGCTTTAATTTCAATAGTATTCTTATGTAGTAGTATTTTTAATAAAAGTGCAATATCATTAGCTGTTGGTGGTGGTTTATGTGTTATATTTTTCTTTTTCGCTGTTTTAGGACAAACAGTGGACTCTTTAAAAGTTTTAAAATATTTATCAATAAATTCACTTACAAACTTTAATATGACAAATGCAAATGAAGTTTCAAAATACATATCAAAAATAATATTTTTAATTATAATATCAATATCATGTTATATTTCATCATATTTTGTATTCATTAAAAAAGATTTACATTTATAA